The following are encoded together in the Pleurocapsa sp. FMAR1 genome:
- a CDS encoding outer membrane protein assembly factor BamB family protein, with amino-acid sequence MGSTSIDNLILHNQTIYASEKNGNLYAISIETRRIKWRSSINFIRYSNPVIYNNVLYANCIDGNLYALDVETGQEKWRFKTIKDMAVTPPTLRNGVLYIGSENGNIYAVDVNTRQKKWKFEIGQLRWLFSLPVIVNNVVYIGVKNSIIYAIDAEEGTEIWQSQIEDTYYLSPLCPLVVDDEFIYIGIGIGSLCAINIKSQEKSWQKLGRAIQRINSISLADGIIYCERSGAINAIEAESGKELWEFAAPEPDWWILKPNLWLPQIFNNLSKRFAGSSTIQFSSPVIADKVIYTFCDNGYLYALH; translated from the coding sequence ATAGGTAGTACTAGCATAGATAATTTAATATTACATAATCAAACAATCTACGCTAGTGAAAAGAATGGAAACCTTTACGCAATAAGTATTGAAACACGGAGGATAAAGTGGAGGTCATCAATCAATTTTATTCGCTATTCCAATCCAGTAATTTACAATAATGTTCTTTACGCTAATTGTATAGATGGAAATCTTTATGCTTTAGATGTGGAGACTGGTCAGGAAAAATGGAGATTTAAAACTATTAAAGATATGGCCGTAACTCCTCCTACATTGAGAAATGGAGTTCTTTATATTGGTAGTGAGAATGGTAATATTTATGCCGTAGATGTTAATACAAGGCAAAAAAAATGGAAATTTGAAATAGGTCAATTAAGATGGCTATTTTCCCTTCCTGTTATAGTTAATAATGTGGTTTATATAGGAGTTAAAAATAGTATTATCTATGCCATAGATGCTGAAGAGGGAACAGAAATCTGGCAATCTCAGATAGAGGATACATATTACCTTTCTCCGTTATGCCCACTAGTAGTTGACGACGAGTTTATCTATATAGGGATAGGCATTGGTTCTCTGTGTGCGATAAATATTAAAAGCCAGGAAAAATCATGGCAGAAATTAGGGCGTGCTATTCAACGAATCAACAGTATTTCACTAGCAGATGGAATTATTTATTGTGAGCGTTCAGGAGCTATCAATGCAATTGAAGCAGAATCGGGAAAAGAGTTATGGGAGTTTGCTGCACCCGAACCCGATTGGTGGATCTTAAAACCTAATCTCTGGCTACCTCAAATATTCAATAACTTAAGTAAGAGATTTGCAGGAAGCTCAACAATCCAATTTTCTTCTCCTGTAATTGCTGATAAAGTCATCTACACTTTCTGCGATAATGGATATTTATATGCTTTACATTAA
- a CDS encoding protein kinase domain-containing protein, with amino-acid sequence MQHELEKLIVEQYRIIDFLGAGLGGETYKALDLKNEQLVALKVLSLQQTSNWKILEMFEREASILAQLKHPRIPDYLIIFR; translated from the coding sequence ATGCAGCATGAGTTAGAAAAACTAATAGTAGAGCAATATCGGATTATAGATTTTTTGGGAGCAGGTCTAGGCGGGGAAACTTACAAAGCACTCGATCTTAAAAACGAACAATTAGTAGCTTTAAAGGTTTTATCTCTACAGCAGACAAGCAACTGGAAAATATTAGAAATGTTTGAAAGAGAAGCTAGTATTCTCGCTCAATTAAAACATCCTAGAATTCCTGATTATCTAATTATTTTCAGATAG